From one Luteipulveratus mongoliensis genomic stretch:
- a CDS encoding glycoside hydrolase 5 family protein, whose translation MSDPTPHPTAVNSPLRLGANYVPSRGWFYSWLDLDLDDVRRDLHDLAALGMDHVRIFPVWPWIQPGRGHLRRSAVRDVVSVIRVAAELGLDVCVDLIQGHLSSFDFLPSWALTWHQGSVFEDARVREGLKTYVDVLSAAVAAEPNVFAITVGNEVNNLWPASSTTLATSRDWAAEMVGTIRTAAPGVQVVYSMFDDAFYSPGHPFGPGDATALGDVTSVHSWIFNGTSRLDGPLGPATVSHAAYLCALASACAEDPGRGVWLQEIGAPSPDVPVGDAEVFVERTVEAVTQLPELTAITWWCSHDIDRGQPDFPEREYDLGLVTVDHVAKPIAYALRDAVRQARTQAPSPSPRTITAPADIVASPEDRAAVAPGSAFHRAWVEASQITPARIVLPATSGAVAADG comes from the coding sequence ATGAGCGATCCGACACCACACCCCACTGCCGTGAACAGCCCACTCCGACTCGGCGCCAACTACGTGCCGTCGCGCGGCTGGTTCTACAGCTGGCTGGACCTCGATCTGGACGACGTGCGTCGCGATCTTCATGACCTGGCGGCGCTCGGCATGGACCACGTCCGGATCTTCCCGGTGTGGCCATGGATTCAACCAGGACGCGGACACCTGCGCCGGAGCGCCGTCCGCGACGTCGTCTCCGTCATCAGGGTGGCGGCTGAGCTCGGCCTGGACGTCTGCGTGGACCTCATCCAAGGCCACCTGTCGAGCTTTGACTTCCTGCCGTCGTGGGCCCTCACCTGGCACCAGGGCAGCGTGTTCGAGGATGCTCGCGTCCGCGAGGGCCTGAAGACCTACGTGGACGTCCTCTCGGCAGCCGTCGCTGCGGAGCCCAACGTCTTCGCGATCACCGTCGGCAACGAGGTCAACAACCTGTGGCCGGCGAGCTCGACCACTCTGGCGACCAGCCGCGACTGGGCGGCCGAGATGGTGGGGACGATCCGCACAGCGGCGCCTGGCGTACAGGTCGTCTACTCCATGTTCGACGACGCGTTCTACTCCCCCGGCCATCCCTTCGGGCCCGGCGACGCGACAGCGCTCGGCGACGTCACCAGCGTGCACTCGTGGATCTTCAACGGCACCTCACGACTCGACGGACCTCTCGGCCCGGCAACCGTCTCCCACGCCGCCTACCTGTGCGCGCTCGCCAGCGCCTGCGCCGAGGACCCGGGACGAGGGGTGTGGTTGCAAGAGATCGGTGCTCCGAGCCCGGACGTGCCCGTCGGTGATGCCGAGGTTTTCGTGGAGCGCACTGTCGAGGCCGTGACCCAGCTGCCGGAGCTGACGGCCATCACGTGGTGGTGCTCGCACGACATCGACCGCGGTCAGCCGGACTTCCCCGAGCGGGAGTACGACCTGGGCCTGGTGACCGTGGACCACGTCGCCAAGCCCATCGCGTACGCGCTACGGGATGCCGTGCGGCAGGCGCGGACTCAGGCACCGTCCCCGAGTCCGCGCACCATCACAGCGCCCGCCGACATCGTCGCCTCGCCCGAGGACCGCGCTGCTGTCGCACCGGGGAGTGCGTTCCATCGCGCCTGGGTGGAGGCGAGCCAGATCACGCCTGCTCGGATCGTGCTACCCGCCACCTCGGGTGCCGTCGCTGCGGACGGCTGA
- a CDS encoding TSUP family transporter: protein MSDPSVLTLVLLVLAALTAGWVDAVVGGGGLVQLPALMIAFPGAAPVQLLATNKLGSICGTSTSSITYLRRVRPDLRTAIPLALLAFGGALVGALIASHIPRSAFNPVILVVLIAVGAYTILKPTVGEHTALRFSGHHHYVVASIAGFAIGMYDGALGPGTGSFLVFALVGLMGYGFLEASAKAKLANFATNLASLVIFVPQGAVVWSIGLLMGVANLAGGYLGARTAVAKGSRFIRIVFVCVVSAFVLKIGWDVIQQVRG from the coding sequence TTGAGCGACCCGTCCGTGCTCACTCTTGTCCTGCTCGTGCTCGCGGCGCTCACCGCTGGGTGGGTCGACGCCGTCGTCGGCGGTGGAGGACTCGTCCAGCTGCCGGCACTGATGATCGCCTTCCCCGGAGCCGCGCCCGTCCAGCTGCTGGCCACCAACAAGCTCGGCTCGATCTGCGGCACCTCGACCAGCTCGATCACCTACCTACGACGCGTGCGCCCGGACCTGCGGACCGCAATCCCGTTGGCGCTGCTGGCTTTTGGCGGTGCTCTGGTCGGAGCACTGATCGCGTCGCACATCCCGCGGTCGGCATTCAACCCGGTGATCCTGGTGGTCCTGATCGCGGTCGGTGCCTACACGATCCTCAAGCCGACCGTGGGTGAGCACACCGCCCTGCGCTTCAGCGGACATCACCACTACGTCGTCGCCAGCATCGCCGGCTTTGCCATCGGGATGTACGACGGTGCGCTCGGTCCGGGGACCGGCTCCTTCTTGGTCTTCGCGCTGGTCGGGCTGATGGGCTACGGCTTCCTCGAGGCGAGCGCCAAGGCCAAGCTCGCCAACTTCGCGACCAACCTGGCCTCCCTCGTGATCTTCGTGCCGCAGGGCGCCGTCGTCTGGTCGATCGGTCTGCTGATGGGCGTCGCCAACCTGGCTGGCGGCTACCTCGGCGCCAGGACAGCCGTCGCCAAGGGATCGAGATTCATCCGCATCGTGTTCGTGTGCGTGGTCAGTGCGTTCGTGCTGAAGATCGGCTGGGACGTGATCCAGCAGGTCCGCGGCTGA
- a CDS encoding thioredoxin domain-containing protein gives MANRLEHSLSPYLRQHADNPVDWREWGDGAFAEARRRDVPILLSVGYAACHWCHVMAHESFEDAQVAEAINASYVAVKVDREERPDIDAVYMQATVALTGQGGWPMTCLLTPAGEPFFAGTYLPKPQLLRLLDMAGTTWQERRDDVLASGNHIVSRLREAAAPTTSQAYDDAALSDAVTRLQREFDWQYGGFGGAPKFPPSMVLEFLIRHNARTGDESALRMAQETCDAMACSGMYDQLDGGFARYSVDRSWTVPHFEKMLYDNAQLMRVYAHLWRLTGSALARRIASETADFVLRRLTTDQGGLASALDADTDGVEGATYAWTPDQLVDVLGDEDGQRAAELLSVTPTGTFEHGASTLQLQTDPDDAQWWDGIRRRLLIARDARPQPARDDKVVTSWNGIAIAGLVDVGMLLQRPDLVAAARTCADHVLAAHLRDGRLRRASLDGAVSASVGVADDYGNLAEGLLLLHQVDSDSRWLEAATGLLDTALDVFSTDDGGFFDTAADAEPLFTRPRNPGDNAEPAGQSALAMALVSAAALTGEQRYREAAERAVAASAGVVRRDPRFGGWSLAGAEALLAGPLQVAVAAPTADDALVRASWLSPSPGLVRASGESAGGVPLMAGREAREGRPTAYVCRGFVCDAPTTDVEDVIRTLGVRITG, from the coding sequence GTGGCGAACCGACTCGAGCACAGCCTCAGCCCCTACCTGCGCCAGCACGCCGACAACCCCGTGGACTGGCGGGAGTGGGGCGACGGGGCGTTCGCCGAGGCGCGGCGGCGAGACGTGCCGATCCTGCTGTCGGTGGGCTACGCGGCGTGCCACTGGTGTCATGTGATGGCCCACGAGTCCTTCGAGGACGCTCAGGTGGCCGAGGCGATCAACGCGTCCTACGTCGCGGTCAAGGTCGACCGTGAGGAGCGCCCCGACATCGATGCGGTCTACATGCAGGCAACGGTGGCGCTCACCGGGCAGGGCGGCTGGCCGATGACCTGCCTGCTCACGCCGGCCGGCGAGCCGTTCTTCGCCGGGACCTACCTGCCGAAACCACAGCTCCTGCGCTTGCTCGACATGGCCGGAACGACCTGGCAGGAGCGCCGCGACGACGTCCTCGCGAGTGGCAACCACATCGTGAGCCGCCTTCGAGAGGCCGCCGCACCCACCACATCCCAGGCGTACGACGATGCCGCGCTCAGCGACGCCGTCACCCGGCTGCAACGCGAGTTCGACTGGCAGTACGGCGGATTCGGCGGCGCTCCGAAGTTTCCACCCTCGATGGTCCTCGAGTTCCTGATCCGCCACAACGCCCGGACCGGTGACGAGAGCGCCCTGCGGATGGCGCAGGAGACCTGCGACGCCATGGCTTGCAGCGGTATGTACGACCAGCTCGACGGCGGGTTCGCGCGCTACAGCGTCGACCGGTCGTGGACGGTCCCCCACTTCGAGAAGATGCTCTACGACAACGCCCAGCTCATGCGGGTCTATGCGCACCTGTGGCGCCTGACCGGTTCGGCACTGGCGCGCCGAATCGCTTCTGAGACAGCGGATTTCGTGCTTCGACGCCTCACCACTGATCAGGGCGGACTGGCATCCGCACTGGATGCAGACACCGACGGGGTCGAGGGCGCGACCTACGCATGGACGCCGGATCAGCTCGTCGACGTGCTCGGGGACGAGGACGGGCAGAGGGCAGCAGAGCTCCTCTCCGTCACGCCCACCGGCACCTTCGAGCATGGCGCGTCGACCCTCCAGCTGCAGACGGACCCTGACGACGCGCAGTGGTGGGACGGCATACGTCGGAGGCTGCTGATCGCCCGGGACGCACGCCCACAGCCGGCGCGGGACGACAAGGTCGTCACGTCCTGGAACGGCATCGCCATCGCCGGCCTCGTCGATGTCGGCATGCTGCTGCAGCGCCCGGACCTGGTGGCTGCGGCTCGGACCTGCGCCGACCACGTCCTGGCGGCCCATCTGCGCGACGGACGGCTGCGCCGGGCGTCGCTCGACGGCGCGGTCAGTGCGAGCGTCGGCGTCGCGGACGACTACGGCAACCTCGCCGAAGGTCTGCTCCTGCTGCACCAGGTCGACAGCGACTCGCGCTGGCTGGAGGCAGCCACCGGACTCCTCGACACCGCGCTGGACGTGTTCTCGACCGACGACGGCGGCTTCTTCGACACGGCCGCTGATGCCGAGCCGCTCTTCACCCGGCCGCGCAACCCCGGCGACAACGCCGAGCCGGCCGGCCAGAGCGCGCTCGCCATGGCCCTGGTCAGTGCCGCTGCCCTCACCGGTGAGCAGCGCTACCGAGAGGCCGCCGAGCGCGCTGTTGCTGCAAGTGCCGGGGTCGTGCGGCGCGATCCTCGATTCGGCGGGTGGTCCCTCGCAGGGGCCGAGGCTCTGCTCGCGGGCCCGCTGCAGGTCGCCGTGGCCGCGCCGACCGCCGACGACGCTCTGGTCCGCGCATCCTGGCTGAGCCCGTCCCCCGGCCTGGTGCGCGCGTCCGGCGAGAGTGCGGGCGGCGTACCTCTCATGGCAGGGCGAGAGGCACGGGAGGGTCGGCCGACGGCGTACGTCTGCCGTGGCTTCGTCTGTGACGCTCCGACCACGGACGTCGAAGACGTGATCCGGACGCTCGGCGTCAGAATCACGGGCTAA
- a CDS encoding CapA family protein: MRRGGTLIAAVVASLALASCSAFSDSGDDGSFHSPSSDGSAAPGTSKPADKAPVSVSVTGTGDILIHVPVAKNAAANARRSGQGQYDFNPMFADVKPVLSAADVSICHQETPISSDNENLSKPGSLVYNVPREIAKGLKNAGFDGCETASNHTWDQGLKGIASTRKVLTAAGLKVSGPTTSAQDFGEPAVYEAKGVKVASLSYTYTILNQAGPNKNLPPDADYLKRYSWPIIGAAGIIADAKKAKEAGADVVVVSVHWGTEYEATPTQDELSMAKELLQSPYVDGIFGAHAHLLQPCSTINGKTVFFGLGNFLSNQGKGQAGTLSDKNADGVIAKLTFTRDAEGKWTQKATYQPTMVDIPDKHVIRLSSQSTNPASFKRTQTTLNKLGNCAATPADGG; the protein is encoded by the coding sequence ATGCGCCGTGGGGGAACACTGATTGCTGCCGTCGTCGCGAGCCTGGCGCTCGCGTCCTGCTCTGCCTTCTCCGATAGCGGGGACGACGGGAGCTTCCACAGCCCGAGCTCCGACGGGAGCGCCGCGCCGGGCACGAGCAAGCCGGCTGACAAGGCGCCGGTGAGCGTCTCCGTCACCGGCACGGGCGACATCCTCATCCACGTGCCGGTCGCCAAGAACGCGGCGGCCAACGCGCGCAGGTCCGGCCAGGGACAGTACGACTTCAACCCGATGTTCGCCGACGTCAAGCCAGTGCTCAGCGCGGCTGACGTGTCGATCTGCCACCAGGAGACGCCGATCTCCTCGGACAACGAAAACCTCAGCAAGCCGGGCTCGCTGGTCTACAACGTCCCCCGCGAGATTGCCAAGGGCCTCAAGAACGCCGGCTTCGACGGCTGCGAGACGGCGTCGAACCACACGTGGGACCAGGGCCTGAAGGGCATCGCCTCGACCCGCAAGGTGCTCACCGCGGCCGGCCTGAAGGTCTCCGGACCGACGACCTCGGCGCAGGACTTCGGTGAGCCCGCCGTCTATGAGGCCAAGGGCGTCAAGGTCGCCAGCCTGAGCTATACCTACACGATCCTCAACCAGGCCGGCCCCAACAAGAACCTGCCGCCGGACGCGGACTATCTGAAGCGCTACTCGTGGCCGATCATCGGCGCGGCCGGCATCATCGCGGACGCCAAGAAGGCCAAGGAAGCCGGCGCCGACGTCGTCGTCGTGAGCGTCCACTGGGGCACCGAGTACGAAGCGACGCCGACCCAGGACGAGCTGTCCATGGCCAAGGAGCTGCTGCAGTCGCCCTACGTCGACGGCATCTTCGGTGCGCACGCCCACCTGCTCCAGCCGTGCTCCACGATCAACGGCAAGACGGTCTTCTTTGGCCTGGGCAACTTCCTGTCCAACCAGGGCAAGGGGCAGGCCGGCACGTTGAGTGACAAGAACGCCGACGGTGTCATCGCCAAGCTGACCTTTACGCGGGACGCCGAGGGCAAGTGGACCCAGAAGGCGACCTACCAGCCGACGATGGTCGACATCCCCGACAAGCACGTGATCCGGCTGTCGAGCCAGTCGACCAACCCCGCGTCCTTCAAGCGCACCCAGACCACGCTCAACAAGCTCGGCAACTGCGCGGCCACTCCAGCCGACGGTGGCTGA
- a CDS encoding LacI family DNA-binding transcriptional regulator, with protein MARLTIADIAREAGVSKGAVSFALNGRPGVSEETRARILQVAERMQWRPHSAARALGRSSAQLVGLVSARPARTLGVEPFFAQIVSGLQAGLSAGGIGLQLLVVEDTATEIEVYRGWSAEHRVDGVVLMDIQASDPRIAEVMRLGLPAVVLGDPLKGQAISTVSADDKAAMRRIVDYLAAIGHTRIHHIAGMAHLRHTRARSSALRTAAKALDLQVTTTTTDFSDTEGAAATRAALSSSPTPTALVFDSDIMAVAGLAVAMEMGAEVPADVSIVSFDDSVLVRLMHPAITALSRDTFALGEQVAATLVETIKNPGEVVRTTAAAPQLVVRESTAPLR; from the coding sequence TTGGCCCGACTGACCATTGCCGACATCGCGCGCGAGGCAGGCGTCTCCAAGGGCGCCGTCTCCTTTGCGCTCAACGGTCGGCCTGGAGTCAGCGAGGAGACCCGGGCACGCATACTCCAGGTCGCTGAGCGCATGCAGTGGCGGCCGCACAGCGCGGCGCGCGCACTCGGTCGCTCGAGCGCGCAGCTGGTCGGACTGGTATCGGCCCGCCCGGCTCGCACCCTGGGCGTCGAGCCCTTCTTCGCCCAGATCGTCTCGGGCTTGCAGGCTGGCCTCTCGGCAGGAGGCATCGGCCTCCAGCTGCTGGTCGTCGAGGACACCGCGACCGAGATCGAGGTCTATCGAGGTTGGTCGGCCGAGCACCGGGTCGACGGCGTCGTGCTGATGGACATCCAGGCTTCCGACCCGCGCATCGCCGAGGTCATGCGCCTCGGCCTGCCAGCGGTGGTACTCGGGGATCCCCTTAAGGGACAGGCGATTTCGACGGTGTCCGCAGATGACAAGGCAGCCATGCGCCGCATCGTCGACTACCTCGCGGCCATCGGCCACACCCGCATCCATCACATCGCCGGCATGGCTCACCTGCGCCACACCAGAGCGCGCAGCAGCGCTCTGCGCACGGCCGCCAAGGCGCTCGACCTGCAGGTGACGACCACGACCACGGACTTCTCGGACACCGAAGGGGCCGCAGCGACGAGAGCGGCCCTGTCCTCATCCCCCACGCCGACCGCCCTGGTGTTCGACAGCGACATCATGGCCGTGGCAGGCCTCGCGGTCGCGATGGAGATGGGTGCGGAAGTGCCTGCTGACGTGTCGATCGTGTCGTTCGACGACTCCGTCCTCGTCCGTCTCATGCACCCGGCCATCACCGCGCTCTCTCGCGACACCTTCGCGCTTGGCGAGCAGGTCGCGGCGACCCTCGTCGAGACGATCAAGAACCCGGGCGAGGTCGTTCGTACGACTGCCGCGGCCCCTCAGCTCGTCGTACGCGAGAGCACCGCCCCACTTCGGTGA
- a CDS encoding transporter substrate-binding domain-containing protein, with translation MTSVPAAIVDDLAPTGTLRASINLGNPVLAQGTPDEPAGITVDLARELGARLGVPVELICFDAARKSFETLTSGNADIGFLAIEPARAEQVAFTAPYVVIEGVFVVPEDSELRAVTDVDREGVRIGVKNGSAYDLYLTRTVEHAELVRGDEGVDVFEAQGLEAGAGIRQPVTAYAQAHPGLRLIDERFMQIQQAVATTKNRSDETIAFLASTVEELKANGFVAESLQRAGQGDTQVAPPA, from the coding sequence ATGACTTCCGTACCTGCCGCCATCGTCGACGACCTCGCACCGACAGGCACGCTCCGTGCGTCCATCAATCTGGGCAACCCCGTTCTCGCACAAGGCACTCCGGACGAGCCGGCAGGCATCACCGTCGATCTCGCACGCGAGCTGGGCGCTCGCCTCGGAGTGCCGGTCGAGCTGATCTGCTTCGACGCGGCACGTAAGTCCTTCGAGACGCTGACCTCCGGCAACGCCGACATCGGCTTCCTGGCGATCGAGCCGGCGCGCGCGGAGCAGGTCGCGTTCACCGCCCCGTACGTCGTCATCGAGGGCGTCTTCGTCGTTCCGGAGGACTCTGAGCTCCGGGCCGTCACGGACGTCGACCGGGAGGGCGTACGGATCGGGGTCAAGAACGGCTCGGCGTACGACCTCTACCTGACCCGCACCGTCGAGCACGCCGAGCTGGTCCGCGGAGACGAGGGCGTCGACGTCTTCGAGGCGCAGGGTCTCGAGGCGGGCGCCGGCATCCGCCAGCCGGTGACGGCGTACGCGCAGGCGCACCCCGGCCTACGGCTGATCGACGAGAGGTTCATGCAGATCCAGCAGGCCGTCGCGACGACCAAGAACCGCTCGGACGAGACGATCGCGTTCCTGGCCTCGACGGTCGAGGAACTGAAGGCCAACGGCTTCGTGGCTGAGTCGCTGCAGCGCGCCGGCCAGGGCGACACCCAGGTCGCGCCGCCCGCCTAG
- a CDS encoding NUDIX domain-containing protein produces MTASFHVDDPAAPEPNMPRGLGVSVVLLDGTGDRVLLERRSDSALWGLFGGGVDGDESATHALHREVLEETGLALAEHSLLGVFSNPTRIAAYPDGNVRQVVSVAFIGRLADGELVLSDESETSEWFAWDDLPWGQIAATQEAILRQARIHAGGDHTPYVD; encoded by the coding sequence ATGACGGCCTCGTTCCACGTCGATGACCCGGCCGCGCCCGAGCCCAACATGCCGCGCGGCCTCGGTGTCAGCGTGGTGCTGCTCGATGGCACCGGTGATCGCGTCCTCCTCGAACGGCGCTCTGACAGCGCACTGTGGGGTCTGTTCGGCGGCGGCGTGGACGGTGATGAGTCGGCCACGCACGCCCTGCATCGCGAGGTCCTCGAGGAGACCGGGCTCGCTCTCGCTGAGCACTCGCTCCTCGGCGTCTTCTCCAATCCCACTCGTATTGCTGCCTATCCGGACGGCAATGTGCGCCAGGTCGTCTCCGTCGCCTTCATCGGTCGCCTGGCCGACGGCGAGCTCGTGCTGAGCGACGAGTCCGAGACCTCGGAGTGGTTCGCTTGGGATGACCTCCCATGGGGTCAGATCGCCGCCACGCAGGAAGCGATCCTGCGACAGGCGCGCATCCATGCGGGCGGCGACCACACCCCGTACGTCGACTGA
- a CDS encoding CapA family protein — MRWTRGAALLAVIALAGCSSSSGDDGARTTSAASPSSATTRPTSSPTSARPSAHITISAIGDVLPHASVNRDAATGSGYDYRPMFAAVKPLIQRSTVAICQLETALSADNTRLTRDNAFNSPHQLAATLRDVGFDGCSTANNHTWDAGLRGVRETRKVLADNKIQAVGPTATAAGSGNPATYGGPIKVAHLSLSYTLMNSIEHDTSTTPPGAPWMKANLYAAQRASGIIAAARRTKAAGAEVVVVSLHWGSQFDAKVTSDQKTIGDALLKSGAVDLIIGAHPHLVQPCAKINGRYVLYSVGNFISTQGSAVGSPVGAQDGIVTTVRFDRDATGRITQSLTYQPTWVDRAHGHRVVLATPSSHRESYLRTVSAMSRPGCDAKVAR, encoded by the coding sequence ATGCGGTGGACGCGCGGCGCGGCGCTCCTCGCCGTGATCGCCCTCGCCGGGTGCAGCTCCAGCTCGGGCGATGACGGAGCCCGTACGACGTCGGCTGCGTCTCCTTCGTCCGCCACGACGCGTCCCACCAGCTCACCGACCTCGGCTCGTCCGTCGGCACACATCACCATCTCGGCGATCGGCGACGTGCTGCCGCACGCATCGGTCAACCGCGACGCGGCGACCGGGTCCGGTTACGACTACCGACCGATGTTCGCGGCGGTCAAACCGCTGATCCAAAGGTCGACCGTCGCCATCTGCCAGCTCGAGACGGCCCTGTCCGCGGACAACACCAGGCTGACCCGGGACAACGCCTTCAACTCGCCTCATCAGCTCGCGGCGACGTTGCGCGACGTCGGGTTCGACGGCTGCAGCACGGCAAACAACCACACCTGGGACGCGGGCTTGCGCGGCGTACGCGAGACCCGAAAGGTGCTGGCAGACAACAAGATCCAGGCGGTCGGCCCCACCGCGACGGCTGCCGGGTCGGGCAACCCGGCGACGTACGGCGGTCCGATCAAGGTCGCGCATCTGTCACTCAGCTACACGCTGATGAACTCCATCGAGCACGACACCAGCACCACTCCCCCGGGCGCGCCGTGGATGAAGGCCAACCTGTACGCCGCGCAGCGCGCCTCCGGCATCATCGCGGCGGCCCGCCGGACCAAGGCCGCGGGCGCCGAGGTCGTGGTGGTGTCCTTGCACTGGGGTTCGCAGTTCGACGCCAAGGTCACGTCCGACCAGAAGACCATCGGGGACGCGCTGCTGAAGTCTGGTGCGGTCGACCTCATCATCGGCGCGCATCCCCACCTCGTGCAGCCGTGCGCCAAGATCAACGGCCGCTATGTCCTCTACTCCGTCGGCAACTTCATCTCCACCCAGGGCAGCGCCGTCGGCTCACCGGTCGGCGCTCAGGACGGCATCGTCACGACCGTCCGGTTCGACCGTGACGCCACTGGCCGCATCACCCAGTCCCTGACCTACCAGCCGACGTGGGTCGACCGAGCGCACGGCCATCGCGTCGTCCTCGCGACTCCCTCCTCGCACCGCGAGTCCTACCTGCGCACCGTGTCGGCGATGTCGCGTCCCGGATGCGATGCGAAAGTGGCTCGATGA
- a CDS encoding M23 family metallopeptidase — MRYTRRARISTLVVAGGLVAAVGGIGLSQMSAEASQGSKSSTMSNATAKPNFQLPFSCGTTMQLDSWARHDHAPALDIRTHPLGHQEEGRPVLASAGGTVKESSYDSGAGNYVLINHGGGWYTVYIHLQSKNVRAGQKVALGTVIGKLGHSGANSNGVNHLHYEQLYDANHNGHLDWGVPGGEDRPAVFNGAKSAKDVHGKVTSFGTPGGEWLVKSHNRCGSNPTPPKPPKPGHKKYYVDTFANAAGYAKPGSHRTGTLNKGKNYVFCKAKGPKVQHGSQYNSWWLKTDLDSGSPWKGQYVSAYYLSRWGSNVAKDNSGTTIPTC; from the coding sequence ATGCGCTACACACGGAGAGCACGGATCTCGACGCTGGTTGTCGCGGGAGGGCTGGTCGCTGCAGTCGGCGGCATCGGGTTGAGCCAGATGTCCGCGGAGGCGAGCCAGGGCAGCAAGAGCTCGACGATGTCGAACGCCACGGCCAAGCCGAACTTCCAGCTGCCGTTCTCGTGCGGCACCACGATGCAGCTGGACAGCTGGGCCCGGCACGACCACGCCCCTGCCCTCGACATCCGCACCCATCCGCTGGGGCACCAGGAGGAGGGCCGGCCGGTCCTGGCGTCCGCGGGGGGCACGGTGAAGGAGTCGTCGTACGACAGTGGCGCCGGCAACTACGTGCTCATCAACCATGGCGGCGGCTGGTACACCGTCTACATCCACCTGCAGAGCAAGAACGTGCGTGCGGGCCAGAAGGTCGCGCTCGGCACCGTCATCGGCAAGCTCGGTCACTCCGGTGCCAACTCCAACGGCGTGAACCACCTGCACTACGAACAGCTCTACGACGCCAACCACAACGGCCACCTCGACTGGGGCGTCCCCGGTGGTGAGGACCGCCCGGCCGTGTTCAACGGCGCGAAGTCGGCCAAGGACGTACACGGCAAGGTCACGTCCTTCGGCACGCCTGGCGGCGAGTGGCTGGTCAAGAGCCACAACAGGTGCGGGAGCAACCCGACGCCGCCGAAGCCCCCGAAGCCGGGGCACAAGAAGTACTACGTCGACACCTTCGCCAACGCGGCGGGCTATGCCAAGCCGGGCTCGCACCGCACCGGCACCCTCAACAAGGGCAAGAACTACGTGTTCTGCAAGGCCAAGGGGCCGAAGGTCCAGCACGGCAGCCAGTACAACTCCTGGTGGCTGAAGACCGACCTCGACAGTGGCAGTCCGTGGAAGGGCCAGTACGTCTCCGCCTACTACCTGTCGCGGTGGGGCAGCAACGTGGCCAAGGACAACAGCGGCACGACGATCCCGACCTGCTGA
- a CDS encoding SDR family NAD(P)-dependent oxidoreductase: MSSIALVTGANRGLGQATAVELARQGHLVVIGGRNPAAAACAAEAIRADGWSAESVELDVTSRETVLAAAKELQTRHGRVDVLINNAGVLPEIAAGGEHDLVDLDALEQTFAVNVIGAAVVLEAFLPLVTQSDAGRIINVSSRMGSMADQLDPESPYYGMVLPAYQASKAALNSLTIGLSKQLGGSTTRVVSVCPGFVQTDLTPISREQAPLTAAQAAQTVVAALDSPSGTFVDADGVVPW; encoded by the coding sequence ATGTCATCCATCGCTCTCGTCACTGGCGCCAACCGCGGACTCGGTCAGGCGACGGCAGTCGAGCTCGCGCGGCAAGGACACCTGGTGGTGATCGGTGGGCGCAATCCGGCGGCCGCAGCCTGTGCGGCGGAAGCCATCCGCGCCGATGGCTGGAGCGCCGAGTCGGTCGAGCTGGACGTTACCTCTAGGGAGACCGTCCTCGCCGCTGCCAAGGAGCTGCAGACGCGGCACGGTCGCGTGGACGTACTCATCAATAATGCGGGCGTGCTCCCGGAGATCGCGGCCGGCGGCGAGCACGACCTGGTCGACCTCGACGCGCTCGAGCAGACGTTCGCCGTCAACGTCATCGGTGCGGCGGTGGTGCTCGAGGCGTTCCTGCCGCTCGTCACCCAGAGTGACGCCGGACGCATCATCAACGTGTCGTCGCGGATGGGCTCGATGGCCGACCAGCTGGACCCGGAGTCGCCGTACTACGGGATGGTGCTGCCGGCGTACCAGGCCTCGAAGGCGGCGCTGAACAGCCTGACGATCGGGCTCAGCAAGCAGCTGGGCGGCAGCACGACGCGGGTGGTGTCCGTGTGCCCTGGATTCGTCCAGACCGACCTGACGCCCATCAGCCGAGAGCAGGCTCCGCTGACTGCGGCTCAGGCCGCGCAGACGGTGGTTGCGGCGCTGGACTCACCGTCCGGGACGTTCGTCGATGCGGACGGCGTCGTCCCTTGGTGA